Genomic DNA from Magnolia sinica isolate HGM2019 chromosome 4, MsV1, whole genome shotgun sequence:
ccactccaaTAGCTTGGTGCGCATAAAGATCGCATGCAGTATGGTGTGCAGGAGAccgttactctctctctctctctctctctctctctctctctctctctctctctctatttatatacacacacacaaaattcGTACAGAGATCTCCGAGCTTGGTCCACCAACAGTGGGACCAGACAAACCAGTGGTCAAGATTAAGaaaccgtggaccccacttgccacAGCTGAAAAAACCAGAGTACATTGCACAATGCCTCAGACCCtggatcctataattcctcttttcacaCAAGATGTACTATGTTTATTCATAGCAGTCACCAATTTTTGTACTTAGAAAGAGTGTGTAAGGGGTAATATAGTTATTGTTTAATATTAACATTCTACATAGGTAAGACATTCATAGCGATAGATTTGAcagtttggtgggccataactcCTTTGGATGTGATCTTTCAGCAATCTTGAAATGCAAGTTGATGTCCAGATTTGGGAACTTCATGACTTGCTTCTAAAGTCAGATTGGAGAGTTATAAGTTGGCATCAATGGTTTGGGTATGACTGACCCTTTCCAACTCACCCTTATAAAGACGGCCCACATGtctcatgtgaggcccatctgaATCAAGAAATATGACGTGCACTACAAGGTTAGGTACCCTAATCTGCTTTTGTGATAGTAATTTTGGAAGGTTTAGAAGTCCAAAAAGTAGATTAATAGGGTTCATGTGGGGCCTATATCAATGAATACTGAAGGGTCGTCATTATTGTTTCAGTTGATCATAGACATGGACCTTTTTTGGTCAGTTGATCATGCACATGAGCCTTTTGTTACTGTTTTAACTGTTTGTGTAGGCCCTGAGGGATGCATGCTCCGGAGAGATGGGCCCATTCCTACAAGTTGAGCCGGCGGTTTATTGATTGGGGATCtcttagattggaagatcccaagaGTCTGATCACAGGCCCATTAATAAATGggtaagtaaaaaagaaaatatcatggTTCTAAAACTCGATGATCTGACTCAAATCTCAGACGGGTCAACTCGACTCAACAAGAAATGGAGCCAAGTCACCtgaaacttatgtgggccacaccacaaaaaagtTGAGGGGGGTTAccatcccattaaaacattcataatcatttgttgagcccaccaagatattttaggcatgtctttacatgattttagatggtatggcccacctaagttctcgtatatggctgatttttaggatatatctcataatttaaaggggacccatcaaatgcacagtattgAAGTTTGATatgcattacggtggggcccacaacctcatgggacttcccatgaggtcgaccgcgtagaaccatttcccatatatgtaCCCCAGTACGTACATGACTCGtgcaaactttttgagaactcgtcAGATGCTATGTCATTTcgaaatctgaacggtccatgtgatacaGAACCCCGTGAAGGCCCTTGGTCCCAACTTATACTTTTATCCAAAACTTGGTAAgccatgaaaaaataaaatagtttcctcccttgatttgtatttctctttcctatggcccaccaaagtttaaatcagggtgaaaattaataccatggggtttcatgggattccgcatcacatggaccgttcgaattagacacccatgacacgtgtgaaaaggtaCACTCATCCACACGTGCATAGGTGAGAGAGATGAATGCTCACCTACGCATCAGTTCTCACGATAACTGGTGTGAACTTTTTCACAGCTGATCATATATGATGTGGCCCAAaatttgaacagtccatgtgatacagcaccccatgaaaccccaggGCCTAACTTTTACTCTAATCCAAAATTTTATTGGGCCATGGaaagaggaaattgtttcctccgttgatttgtctctctttttctatggctcaccaaagttttggatcaaagtaaaagtaaGGCCCTacgggtttcatggggtgctacatcacatggtcggttcagattttgggcgcacatcacgtgtgatgagttgTGAAAAAGTTCCCATGAGTTCTGTTGAGAATGGGTGCGCTGAGCATTCCAATCTCTCTCTGTGTATATCCCTTCtttaaaaatgatgaaaatatccCTCCTTTGACTTAGAGAATGCTTAAGtacaactggttggaccacacgCTATAGTCCACCCACCTGGGGGATAACTTCCAGCCTATTAAGTTAATGCGTCATCCATCCCTTTCCAATAAGTTAGGCCGCAGTACATGAGAAGTACCTAGTACAAAAATTAGCTCCATCTcttcatcagatggaccacacttaaAAAATAAAGTCTAGccattaataaataacaaaatagaaGGGTCACCTTCTCAATTAgtagatgtggctgatttttagatAAGGAGATTCTTGCGATCTTATTTATGCATGGATTGGATAAAGCACattaaaggttggaagttatccacacttgtggtccacttgatacctTTACCTTCTAAAATAACCAAAAAgccatataaaatataaaaataactaAATTATTTATAGTCACTGATAATCACATTTGAATAATGCAATACTCACCTGAGACGATACACATGACGCAAATCAGACTTAGACTgctgattaaaaataaataaataaataacccctTAGATTTTCACTTTGTAATTTGTATGCATGGGTCCATGGTTTTTAtgatgatccaaaacctttgatATTTGGGTGGCGATCCAAATACTTAACTTGCACTCTTGGGGACCCTAGTTCaacaaatccataccattcatattaAGGAACACAACCTGGATCTTCAGTTTGTACCCATTGGCACATAGTAcagtaatctagaccgttgaaatTATGGTGGATGTTCTAGATTATTAATTTATACCCATAGGGCCCTAGTACAAAGATCCAAGCCACTGAGATTATGAAACATGGTCTAGATTTTTAGTATGCACCGATGGGGCCCGTAgtctggtgatccaaaccattgataatacAGTGGACAGTCCAAACATTTATGTTGTACCCTTAGTTCCTATAGTACAATGATCCAAAGATCATTGATATGGTGTGTTTGTTTCACCAGTTGCTTATGTAATATAAGAAAAATGTTTAATGATTCTAAATTAATTACTTGTTTCCTCACACAAAATCTGCATTTAACCGTTGATTCTTATGTTTAGTTTATGAGTAGTAAAATCATAATCATGGTATTTTTATATTACTTAAATCATGaggattcaaaattcaagtgggttgcACGAGAGTAAAATTtggaaaagaaattcctactgttgaaacctttctgggctccatcttgatatttatatgtcatccaaacggcttataaggttattccggcttggatgaagttaaaacataACAAATTTAGgctgatgcaaaacttttatggccattagaatgtttcaacggtgctcgCTAAAAACCCACTATTTACCCACTTGAGTTTGTAATATTACTAATTTTTGGTTTCTTCTCatgaaatgagctcgcaaaaaaagatggacggagtggatttctcaaaatcatagCGGTGGGTCCCAACCAagatccttgtgcaggaacttcctccgAAATGCACGTGCGTGCGGCAGCTACGCGTTGTTGAGTCAGACATGGGAAACGTAACTTTTCTTCTTAATTGAGCAGTATTTTGTAAACTGATCATTATTTCATTAAAGCGCTGTGCTGATGTCAGCAcgaatgacgtggaccaattaaATTCCAGAATACGGGGAGCCAGGGTGCGCTGGAAACAGAGGATCCGAACTCGTTATGTATATGGTTTGAACGAGTCCTTGAGTGTGGCAACACATGGTGAATTCTTAGTCGCACGACGGATGCAGTGCCAACTCTCACGATAAATATGGAAAGGTTAGAACTTAGAACGCAAAACACCCCACCGCAAGCTATTGccctttgtttttgtttctttttctgaAACCCTCCCAATCCCATCCCAACAATAAGAGGATGGAGCTTGGACATTTACGTTCAAGGCCATTTTGGTCATTAATCCTCTCAGCCTTCCTTCTCCTATGCATGAACGGCATTGGAATTGGATCCCCCGTCTTAAGAAACGAGACGGATAGACTGGCCTTGGTCTCATTCAAGGATCTGATATCTGAAGATCCATTCGGGTTCTTGAACTCATGGAACGATTCCCTCCATTTCTGCAACTGGGAAGGAGTCACATGCAGTAGACGTCATCCTCAAAGGGTCACCTCCTTAAATCTTGTGTCCGCCAgattggtggggtccatatcacCTCGCGTATCAAACCTCACTTTCCTCAGGAGTATCAACCTCTCGAGTAACAGCTTCCATGGCGAAATCCCACCTGAAATCGGCCATCTCTTCCGGCTTCGGCATCTTGATCTTAGTTATAATGGACTGCAAGGAGAAATCCCTGAGAACCTGTCCAACTGCACAGAAATCAGATCCATCCTTTTAGAGAGTAACAAGCTCGAGGGGCGTATTCCTGTCAAGCTTAGCTCTCTGTCAAAGCTAATGTCGTTGAATCTTGGTCGTAACAATCTCATCAACAACATTCCACCACCAATCGGGAACCTCTCGTCTCTTGTTTCTCTCAGCTTACATTTTAATATTTTAGAAGGAAGCATTCCAAATGAGTTAGGCCATCTAATGAAGTTACAATATCTTCAGCTCTCCTCAAATAAACTGTCGGGTCTGATCCCACCATCGATTTACAACCTCTCATCCATCGTTGGTTTCTCAGTGGGAGCTAACCAACTTTATGGAAACATTCCAGCCAGTTTGGGTCTCACCCTTCCTAATCTCAAATATCTTTTGCTAGGAGGAAATGCATTTACAGGATCGATGCCAGTTTCATTACCCAATGCTTCAGGACTAGTTGCTGTTGATTTTGGTTCTAGTTATTTTAGTGGACCCTTGCCTGAAAATTTGGGAAGACTACATGATCTTCGTCAATTAAATATAGGTAATAAGTTTGGAGGTGGAGAAGGTGACAATGACTTGAGTTTCCTCACTTCTTTAACTAATTGTAGCCGTTTGGAATTTTTAGATGCATCTGGCAATCAGCTAAGAGGAACACTACCAGACACCATCGTCAATCTCTCTACCCACTtaacaatattagggttaggaggAAACCCGATATACGGAAGCATCCCAACAGATATTAGCAATCTCTTCAACTTAAATGTTCTAGCTATATTTAGGAGCTTTGTCATGGGTACCATTCCTATTGGCGTTGGGAAGCTTCAAAATTTGCAAGGTTTGTTTTTGTACAGCAACAGACTTTCTGGACGAATTCCATCCTCCATTGGCAACATCACTGGATTGGTTAAACTCTCTTTATTTGGAAATCGTTTGCATGGAAGAATCCCTTCAAGTCTTGGAAACTGCCGTCATCTTGAAGGATTATCCCTCTATGCAAATGAGCTCAACGGTACCATTCCAAAAGAGGTTCTAAGTATTCCTTCCCTGATCGGACTTTATATAGATGATAATTTTTTAGTTGGATCTTTACCGTCGGAAGTTGGTAATATGGAACTACTTTAAGAATTATATGCTGTTAACAACAAATTGATGGGTGAAATTCCTAGCGAGCTAGGAAATTGTCTGAACCTGAAAATCCTTAATTTGAGCAATAATTTCTTTCAAGGAGCCATTCCTCCggatttgaagaacttgaaaaGTATTAAACTGCTAGAACTTTCTCATAATAACTTGTCTGGGCATATTCCAGTTGCTCTAGAGAAatttccgatcctggaatacttgGATTTGTCATCCAATGATCTTGATGGTGAAGTTCCACAGCaagggattttcaaaaattccagTGCATTTTCAATTCTTGGAAACAAGAGGCTTTGTGGGGGTATCCCACAATTACAGCTGCCTGCGTGCCTGAAGAAAGATTCTAAGAAACATGGAAGGTCTATTTCTCTTACAGTAATATTCTCAGTGATCGGTGCAGTTTTAGGTTTGATTCTTTTATCATCTATCTTTGTTACTCTTTATCGGGCGAGAAGAAAGGCCAGCAAGAACCCTTTGCCTGCATCTTTCCTAGAGAGTAAATACTTAAATGTTTCTTACAAGGATCTCTTTAAAGCAACTGGCGAGTTCTCTTCAGATAATTTGATTGGCGAGGGAAGTTATGGTTCTGTATATAAAGGAATTCTAGATCGAGATGAAACACTTGTTGCAGTGAAAGTTCTCAATCTTCATCAACGAGGAGCTTCAAGGAGTTTCCTTGCTGAATGTGAAGCCTTGAGAAATATCCGGCACCGGAATCTAGTTAAAATCATAACTGCTTGCTCAAGCATCGATTTTAAAGGCGATGATTTCAAAGCTCTATTGTTTGAGTACATGCCTAATGGGAGTCTAGAGAAATGGTTGCATCCAAATGTACATGGGCAATATGAAATGCGGAGCTTGAACGTTATTCAAAGATTAGATATAGCCATTGATGTCGCCTCTGCATTGGAGTATCTTCATCACCATTGCGGGACACCGGTCGTTCATCGCGATCTAAAACCAAGCAATGTTCTACTGGACAATGACATGTGCGCCCATGTGGGCGATTTTGGATTAGCAAGGTTCCTTTCTAATGCTGCCAGTAATACCTCTCAAGATCAAACCAGCACAACTGGTATCAGGGGATCTGTTGGCTATATTCCTCCAGGTAACAATTTCATgctttttctttgttctttaatcttttcttcttctttttttaatgctttccaaatatttttaaatatgaaGCTTGAATTGTCACTTCTTTTTATTGCTTGTGGTGTAGCTAATGTTGTTATAGTGGCTATAGTAAGAATACACAGTAAGAAAtgaatcatttctcataaataacAACAACAGTAATGTCGGCCTGTTTCCGAGCCActgaaaaatgagttcatcttattttagttaataTTAATTAGGTGCTGGAGATTATATAAATTGTTGGCTATCATGACTATTTTTAATCCCTGTGAAAAACCCTGATTATATAAATTGAGATGGACTCAGCTTTTCAGTGGATGCCAAACACACCCTATAACTCTCAGAATAAATCATTTGTATGAAACTCCTAGTAAGAATGAAGCATTGGAGGATGGAAAATtcattttagtatttttttttttttttctaatttgagTTAAGATAATTTTCAACTAACGGTGCATGGAACAGTTTTGCATACAAGGTCAATGGATAAGTAATTAGTACTAATTGTTTGTAGTAGGACTAATTTGTTAGTTATACCTGGATAACTTCATgcttcaaaagtttaaaattaaTACGATGATTGTTTCCTATGCTATAATGATTGTCACTTGTGTTAGGTCAAAAACTAATCCCTATTTTTatttaattgttggaattcaTGAAACCTTTATATCTCGAAAATTCGAGATGTGTAAATGACAGAGTATGGAATGGGCGGAAAGGCGTCTACAAATGGAGATGTCTACAGTTATGGTATCCTTCTTTTAGAGATGTTCACAGGAAAAATACCAACCGATGACATGTTTAAAGACGATCTAAGCCTCCATCAATTTGTTAAGATGGCTTTACCTGATCAGGTGATGGAGATTGTAGACCCGCGACTGCTCGAAGACGTTCAAGCACTGAACAATGGAGAACGACAACGCATTGCAAGGACTAAAATGAGAGAGTTTTTGTCTTCTGTGGCCAAAATTGGCATCACTTGTTCTGTAGAATCTCCAAACGAGCGGATGCAAATGAGAGAGATTGTCAAAGAAATGCATGCAATAAGGGACTTGTATCTTGGGGATGGAATTCACCCAGATCAGCAAAATAGGGAACGATTGTTGGGCGACAGTTCATCGTATCTTAGTCATTATTAACAAGTTGTGGCTAGTCATGGAGTGGAAGATACAATAGGTGTGAATTGAGCTGCTAATCCCACTAAGGGATAAGTGAAGTTTGTATGCATCCAGCAGCTGTTGGGTGGTGTTAAGTTGGTTCTTTCTATGTTTTGATCTTCTCTGTGGTTTTCGGTATGTGTTTGCTTTGTTTAGTGGTTGTGTACTGGAGGGGTTAGTTGGTTTGGCACCCCTTCGTAGATGTaaatggttttttcttttttccatatcAATAAAATTACAAGTAGTGTGCTCCTACTCCCACCTTtcagggaaaagaaaaagaagaagagaagatacttagTAGTTGAAAGTTGCACTATGAGTTTTATTTAGTTTTTCACATTTGTGTTCCTCATCTCTTAGAGATGCTTGGAAAAGGATTGTATTGTATTGGAAACGATTTTCCCACCAAAAATAATTATGGAAGGAAAGAATGAGTAGAAAATTGAAGTGGCTAATGATCTTGATCGCATGATCCCATGCTAAAGATCGTATTGGTAGCTTGGTTCCGATATCTCAACATGATTGATTAATgtacggttaaaaataaaatgatccaGTTGTTCGCAATCTCATATTCAGGGATTCAATCCCTCAATATGAGGTAGAAGATCTGGACCATCTGTTCTGTAGTGGACTCATCGCCTCTGAGGTTTGGGATTTGCATTTGCAAAGGAACCAGTCCATCGCCCAGAGATTGGTATTCTGGACATTTAGAGCGAAAAAACTCTACCATTTTCCAGGTTCTAAGAGGTCTGGCTCCCAGTTTTATTGTATGGGAGATATGGCTCTGGTGAAATGCTTGTAGGTTCGAGGAAAAGAAATTCTCCACATCAGCAACAATAGCAAAAGTCTCCGAGGATATCCCTTTTAGAATTTGCAACTCTGGAAAATCTGGCGATAAAAGGAAACTTTGGGACAGCTAAGATGAAATTTTTTTGCCTTCCACAACTGCTATAGCTTCGTTTCAAAAAATGTGGCGGAAGCCAAAGCTATGGTAGATGGGCTTAGGTTTTGTGAAAATTTAGGCCTAAGCTAACATCCTTGTAGAGTTCGACTCCAAAATGACCTAAAATGGGATTCCTTTGTACCTGTGTGGGACCCATTGGCTGATCATTCCCCCAAAATGCTCTCAACTTGGAAGATTCTAGTGACCGAAATTGGATGTTTTTAAGTCGAACATGGACTGGAGTGTTGGTGTATTTTGTTTCTTCATCGTCtccatatgttatatctatactatccatccattttgtgagatcattttaatacatgggaataaaattgaggcagatccaaagctcaagtggaccacaccacagaaagaagTGGGACAATGACgctgaccgttgaaaccttactaaagcccaccatgatgtttatttgcaatccaaactgttcatacggtcacatggacctagatgaagggaagaaataaataaatatcagattgatcaaaaaCTCCATAACCCTCAATAAGTTTTCAGTGGTAGACGCtcaattcccactgctttttgtggtgtggcccacttgagctttggatctatctcatttttgcttccatgatctaaaatgatctctccaaatggatggacggtgtggatataactcatacatcatggtgggccccacataaattctgaGGTGCAATCCATTTCCATTAATTTCCGTTTCACACGGATGAgagtaagaaaaataaataaataaaaataaagaatcgGTTGCTCTTATGGTATCAACATTAACATTACTTTGACTCCATCTTCATGCTGCATTACAAATTACACATAAAATAAAGACTTCAACTCTTTAACGGCGCTGATTATATCCGTCCTATCCCTCCTGGACAGAATCGGTCTAGGAAGGGGCCATGTGAGGCtcaccgtaatgtatgggttttatccacgccgttcatccatttttttcagatcgttTTAGGATACAAGCCCGAatatgaggcagatacaaggctcaagtggaccataaagtggggattgaatgcccaccattaaaaagttcttgagggccacagaagttttgaatgaagctaacgtttttgttttccgttcatccaaatgaacagcgtgaataaaacacgtacatcactgttTCCATGGAGGCAGGATCAGGAGCCAATCGGCTTTTGATTTCCAACCCACCTAGAAAGTAGTCTAAGTTTGGTTTGGGCTTGGGcgttgatttttaagcccaattGCAAAAGGCCTATGGCCTAGGATGGTCAATAGCTTGGCCCAATAGGTTAGATTTGGGTAGGGTAAATGGCAGATTTGGGCTAACTTTCGTAGCTTTTTCTAGCCAAGTTGGAGATGGGTCCTATGATTCTGGACCATGGCAAGCTTAGATTGATACAAGGTTGGGTAATAGTTGGAAAAATGACGAGTGATAGCATGTACCTCTTGGGTGCTTCCAAAGGTGCACAGATCTTTCTCATTGGTTAATTTCATCATCAGCAGATTGGCCAAAACTATGGAGAGGAATCTATGATCATATACAGTCTATTATATTTTAtcatgtgtgtgacatccaacccgtccaaaaaTCTATCCATTAGTCATCATCCTGGAACGAGTCTCTTAGATGTGACCTTTGCTCTCCAACAAGTGAACTGTTCAGATCTGTTGATATGTCTCATTGTTGGCtggatgaagtagatccaatcatCCCATTGTGCAAAAGGCATGTTGATCTGTTACCATCATGTATAGATCCAATCtgatgaaattttaattttttttaacccGAAGGGCGGGCCTGGGATTGAAATTTAGCCCCTTATATGGGCTGGgacaatgatgaatggtccagactGGCCTGTTGGCCTAATTCAATCATCACATGTGGGCTGCCATTATTTAAAAAGAACGGATGGTTCAAGGACACTTTTGAGCGGACGCTGCTTAGCTGCAACCTGGAACCAGAGATTGGATGGGACCCtgacgtatgtattgtatatccatgccattcatccgtttttccagcttattttagggcatagtctcaaaaatttcaggtggaccacaccacaggaaacagtgttcattgattattaaaagcttttttgtgggctacaaaagttttgatcaagctgatatttgtgttttcacttcatccaggtctgtgtgaccttactaacaggatggatggcaaataatcattACCATTGGACGTTAacaagtttttaattgtgagtGTTCAATGAGCAcagtttcctgtggcgtggtcctcctaagatttttatttccttcattttttgaatcatgccctaaaataagccggAAAAAGGATTGCCGGTGTATATAGACAATGCATGCATTGAAGTAGGCGCCACCTTCGCATCCCTTGTGAGCAGTTCCCATTCTTAGTGCACGCGTTGTAGGAAGGTGCTGGGTGGCTCTGGGTCAGGGGTCAGTGATAGAAATGTTTATATGTTGG
This window encodes:
- the LOC131244223 gene encoding probable LRR receptor-like serine/threonine-protein kinase At3g47570 encodes the protein MKLQYLQLSSNKLSGAIPPDLKNLKSIKLLELSHNNLSGHIPVALEKFPILEYLDLSSNDLDGEVPQQGIFKNSSAFSILGNKRLCGGIPQLQLPACLKKDSKKHGRSISLTVIFSVIGAVLGLILLSSIFVTLYRARRKASKNPLPASFLESKYLNVSYKDLFKATGEFSSDNLIGEGSYGSVYKGILDRDETLVAVKVLNLHQRGASRSFLAECEALRNIRHRNLVKIITACSSIDFKGDDFKALLFEYMPNGSLEKWLHPNVHGQYEMRSLNVIQRLDIAIDVASALEYLHHHCGTPVVHRDLKPSNVLLDNDMCAHVGDFGLARFLSNAASNTSQDQTSTTGIRGSVGYIPPEYGMGGKASTNGDVYSYGILLLEMFTGKIPTDDMFKDDLSLHQFVKMALPDQVMEIVDPRLLEDVQALNNGERQRIARTKMREFLSSVAKIGITCSVESPNERMQMREIVKEMHAIRDLYLGDGIHPDQQNRERLLGDSSSYLSHY